Proteins encoded together in one Vulcanisaeta thermophila window:
- a CDS encoding 50S ribosomal protein L30 — protein MQVETREVGKEVYTRIAVIRLRGLADTPPDVEKTLDLLRLRKRYACVIIDDRPAYMGMLRVVKDWVTWGEVSADVLTELLIRRGRLIGDKPLTEDWVRKYGWSSIREFALAYVSGEVSTLSCPEDKPWPRSGNKVLCIPQLKPYFRLHPPIGGLRSVKRGFEEGGDLGYRGIFINELIMRML, from the coding sequence ATGCAGGTTGAGACCAGGGAGGTGGGTAAGGAGGTTTATACGAGGATCGCCGTTATCAGGTTAAGGGGCCTCGCGGACACACCACCTGATGTGGAGAAGACCCTGGATCTACTGAGGCTTAGGAAGAGGTATGCCTGCGTCATAATTGATGATAGGCCGGCTTACATGGGCATGCTCAGGGTCGTTAAGGACTGGGTGACCTGGGGTGAGGTAAGTGCAGACGTACTAACCGAGCTATTAATAAGGAGGGGTAGGCTCATTGGTGATAAGCCATTAACCGAGGACTGGGTTAGGAAGTATGGGTGGTCGAGCATTAGGGAGTTCGCACTGGCCTATGTGAGCGGTGAGGTCAGTACACTGTCATGTCCTGAGGACAAGCCATGGCCAAGGTCAGGAAATAAGGTCCTATGCATACCACAGTTAAAGCCATACTTCAGACTCCACCCACCCATTGGCGGCTTACGCAGTGTTAAGAGGGGTTTTGAGGAGGGCGGTGACCTTGGCTATAGGGGCATCTTCATAAACGAGCTAATAATGAGGATGCTCTAA
- the secY gene encoding preprotein translocase subunit SecY, producing the protein MPNQRRFIDVIEPLLRITPTVPRPREALGMGSRLLWTFLAVTVYLLMSITPLYGLSPVQPSLLISPAIAAILGISVGTLAQLGITPIVIAGIILEILVFSDMLNIDMEDPEDQAKFNALLKLLSIFLGLVEAVALVVSGQLIPVNFIGGVAVVLQLLVATIIIVLMDDLISKGWGLGSGISLFILVTIIRQMFAEAFTPFVSAVTSLPIGVIPALATSIYYAIGGKLNYLMSILYHVGIPNVTGLIATIALALIVLYLELMEVSIPVALVQYRGYKISVPLKLIYVSVLPIIFTAYTVYFVYEGLLLLWSSYNKANANPLLNILACGHVVPNVGFVPCPNSLIYYFTVVPPNIDAAYVVVHIIMYALLSMAFAMVWVNLAGLSAEDQARYIVQGGMQIPGFRPNPRVIARFLDRYIKVLTIVSGLIVGVIAAIGDIAGVFGGGIGLILVVEIVIQYYTLALQEQLFEIYPGLKRLIGKT; encoded by the coding sequence ATGCCTAACCAGCGTAGGTTCATAGACGTCATAGAGCCACTACTGAGGATCACACCCACGGTACCCAGGCCCAGGGAGGCCCTGGGCATGGGCTCAAGGCTCCTCTGGACCTTCCTGGCAGTCACGGTTTACCTACTAATGTCAATAACGCCCCTGTACGGGCTAAGCCCCGTGCAGCCCTCCCTCTTGATATCACCCGCCATAGCTGCAATCCTGGGAATCAGCGTGGGTACACTGGCCCAGTTGGGTATAACGCCAATAGTCATAGCGGGTATAATACTGGAGATCCTGGTGTTCTCGGACATGCTTAACATAGACATGGAGGACCCGGAGGACCAGGCAAAGTTCAACGCACTCCTCAAGTTACTATCCATATTCCTGGGGCTTGTGGAGGCCGTGGCGCTGGTGGTGAGTGGTCAATTAATACCCGTGAACTTCATCGGGGGCGTCGCCGTGGTTCTGCAGTTATTGGTGGCCACTATAATAATAGTCCTAATGGATGACTTAATATCCAAGGGTTGGGGGCTTGGTAGTGGTATCTCACTCTTCATACTCGTTACCATAATTAGGCAGATGTTCGCCGAGGCCTTCACACCCTTCGTCTCCGCAGTCACCTCACTACCCATAGGCGTAATACCAGCCCTGGCCACCTCCATATACTACGCAATCGGTGGTAAACTCAACTACCTAATGAGTATCCTGTACCACGTGGGGATCCCCAACGTGACGGGGTTGATAGCCACCATAGCCTTGGCGCTCATCGTGCTCTACCTAGAGTTGATGGAGGTCTCGATACCCGTAGCCCTCGTCCAGTACAGGGGCTATAAGATATCGGTACCCCTTAAGTTGATCTACGTCTCGGTACTACCCATAATATTCACGGCATACACCGTCTACTTCGTCTATGAGGGGTTACTCCTCCTATGGAGCAGTTACAATAAGGCGAATGCAAACCCATTACTAAACATACTGGCCTGCGGCCACGTGGTCCCCAACGTGGGCTTCGTACCATGCCCCAACTCACTCATTTACTACTTCACCGTAGTGCCCCCAAACATAGATGCTGCCTACGTGGTGGTGCACATTATAATGTACGCTTTGTTATCCATGGCCTTCGCAATGGTTTGGGTAAACCTGGCAGGGCTTAGTGCTGAGGATCAGGCCAGGTACATTGTGCAGGGTGGTATGCAAATACCAGGGTTTAGACCGAACCCCAGGGTCATTGCCAGGTTCCTGGATAGGTACATCAAGGTGCTCACCATAGTCAGTGGTTTGATTGTGGGCGTCATAGCGGCTATTGGTGACATAGCGGGCGTCTTCGGCGGTGGTATTGGCTTGATACTGGTGGTGGAGATAGTGATTCAGTACTACACATTGGCGTTGCAGGAGCAGTTGTTCGAGATATACCCAGGGCTTAAGAGGCTCATTGGTAAGACATGA
- a CDS encoding putative RNA uridine N3 methyltransferase: protein MRVVKLLKPIIDIAIPSDVISEAPDEREAIRKIGLIGRGAGIFQVSKIIIYKHALAGGNDRSELISRNLQYLSTPPYLRKDLFKLSRELRLAGLLPPLKTPNHASEGRPERGEFRDGVVIRWDGYYSIVKIGDGVYAKVPRPMPLGTRVVVQIEAPTNREDTYRAHVVPRDKLGIYWGFDVAVMSLRELLTSGAYDSVVFTGREGEDISNAMERVINALRTERLLVVFGSPRNGVDEILRAEGLEDLLGKHPFINFIPGQGVETVRTEEAVIAVLSILNLLRSLGTKPSHRT, encoded by the coding sequence ATGAGGGTTGTTAAGTTGTTAAAACCAATAATTGACATCGCAATACCTAGCGACGTTATTTCGGAGGCGCCTGATGAACGTGAGGCCATTAGGAAGATTGGGCTTATTGGTAGGGGCGCGGGCATATTCCAGGTGAGTAAAATAATAATTTACAAACACGCACTGGCGGGGGGTAATGATAGGTCCGAGTTAATAAGCAGGAACCTACAGTACCTATCAACACCGCCATACCTAAGGAAGGACCTATTCAAACTCAGTAGGGAGTTAAGGCTCGCGGGGCTCCTACCACCCCTGAAGACGCCGAATCACGCAAGTGAGGGTAGACCCGAGAGGGGTGAGTTTAGGGATGGTGTGGTGATTAGGTGGGATGGTTACTACTCAATCGTTAAGATAGGCGATGGAGTCTATGCAAAGGTCCCAAGGCCCATGCCCCTGGGCACCAGGGTAGTGGTCCAGATAGAGGCGCCCACGAATAGGGAGGATACGTACAGGGCCCACGTGGTGCCCAGGGACAAACTGGGCATTTACTGGGGCTTCGATGTTGCGGTCATGAGCCTAAGGGAGTTACTCACCAGTGGTGCCTATGACAGCGTGGTGTTCACGGGTAGGGAGGGTGAGGACATAAGTAACGCCATGGAAAGGGTCATAAACGCACTAAGGACCGAGAGGTTACTGGTGGTTTTTGGTTCACCCAGGAATGGTGTTGATGAGATACTCAGGGCTGAGGGACTTGAGGACCTCCTGGGCAAGCACCCATTCATTAACTTCATACCAGGGCAGGGCGTTGAGACCGTAAGGACTGAGGAGGCAGTCATAGCGGTGCTATCGATACTGAACCTACTGAGATCCCTGGGCACCAAGCCATCCCATAGAACCTAA
- the rpl4p gene encoding 50S ribosomal protein L4 has translation MTLDLSPFIKPRFEVNRVVKVYGIDGSTVGDVELPQQFFETVREDLILRAYLSALTARLQPKGTDPMAGKRTTAISFGIGLGLARVPRVKGSLWPTARFAPNVVKGRRAHPPKVEKVLHERINKRERRKAIRSAIAATAIKDLVLARGHVIDKVPQIPLIVNNDFERIGTMNDLRRALTALGVWDDIERSHESIRIRSGKGKGRGRRYKERRSLLIVTGSVTPVIEVANNLPGVDAVPVRNLSVLYLAPGGVPGRLTLWTLNAIEELRRGLFLG, from the coding sequence ATGACCCTGGACCTATCACCATTCATAAAGCCCAGGTTTGAGGTCAACAGGGTGGTTAAGGTCTACGGCATAGACGGCAGCACCGTGGGAGATGTGGAGTTACCGCAGCAGTTCTTCGAGACCGTTAGGGAGGACTTGATATTAAGGGCTTACCTAAGCGCATTAACCGCCAGGCTCCAGCCCAAGGGTACGGACCCCATGGCTGGTAAGAGGACCACAGCCATAAGCTTCGGCATAGGGCTTGGGTTGGCCAGGGTCCCCAGGGTTAAGGGTAGCCTGTGGCCCACGGCTAGGTTTGCACCAAACGTTGTTAAGGGTAGGAGGGCGCACCCACCCAAGGTTGAGAAGGTGCTTCATGAACGCATAAATAAGAGGGAGCGTAGGAAGGCCATTAGGTCCGCCATAGCGGCCACGGCGATTAAGGACCTGGTGCTGGCCAGGGGCCACGTTATTGATAAGGTACCGCAGATACCCCTCATTGTTAATAATGACTTTGAAAGGATAGGTACAATGAACGACCTAAGGAGGGCCCTGACGGCCCTGGGCGTTTGGGATGATATTGAGAGGTCCCATGAAAGCATTAGGATTAGGTCTGGCAAGGGTAAGGGGAGAGGCAGGAGGTATAAGGAGAGGAGGAGCTTACTCATAGTCACGGGCTCCGTAACCCCAGTCATTGAGGTTGCAAACAACCTGCCCGGCGTTGATGCTGTGCCCGTGAGGAACCTAAGCGTACTATACCTAGCACCTGGTGGTGTCCCTGGTAGGTTAACACTGTGGACTTTAAATGCCATTGAGGAGT
- a CDS encoding uL15 family ribosomal protein — protein MVRRFEKKSRKYRGSRTHGWGRVGQHRKSGSSGGRGRSGLHKHKWSLVMKYAEDSSGYPFFGKHGFQQPNAIVAARLAINVGRLDSMLDELASKGLVQVVEGKYVVDLIKLGFNKLLGGGRVTKPMVVRAVWVSRKAEEKIRAAGGSVELVKGVVHA, from the coding sequence ATGGTGAGGAGATTCGAGAAGAAATCAAGGAAGTACAGGGGTTCGAGGACCCACGGTTGGGGTAGGGTGGGTCAGCACAGGAAGAGTGGTTCCAGCGGTGGTCGTGGTAGGTCGGGTCTCCATAAGCATAAGTGGTCCTTGGTGATGAAGTACGCCGAGGACTCAAGCGGCTACCCATTCTTTGGGAAGCATGGCTTCCAACAGCCCAACGCCATAGTAGCCGCTAGGCTGGCCATAAACGTGGGCAGGCTGGACTCCATGCTTGATGAACTGGCCAGCAAGGGCCTGGTTCAGGTTGTTGAGGGTAAGTACGTGGTCGACCTCATTAAGCTGGGCTTTAACAAGTTATTGGGTGGTGGTAGGGTTACCAAGCCCATGGTGGTCAGGGCGGTCTGGGTTTCCAGGAAGGCTGAGGAGAAGATAAGGGCTGCTGGGGGCTCTGTGGAGTTAGTGAAGGGTGTTGTTCATGCCTAA
- a CDS encoding 50S ribosomal protein L3: MGLKIHRPKRGSMAYYPRKRAESLVARFRVWPDPKPGKPILLGFVGYKAGMAHVVMVDDRPTSPFYGKEVVRAVTILDTPPIRVLGFRAYTYDPWKNLKLSMGEVWASEVPKDVLRVIPTLPEKFNKEEAMKKILDNLDLIMEVRAIVATQPRLSGIGKKTPEILEIPIGGVDDINEIIKYADSVLGKELNITDVFSEGQYVDVTAVTKGKGTQGVVKRFNVKILPRWHKHRKGYRRIGAIGPQNPALTFTTPRPGQMGLQKRTEYNKRILKIGLNGAEVTPKSGFPHYGIIKGPYVVLDGSVPGVIKRLVTMRFPVRPRPHTYPTGKVQIVWLSTQPIQGA; this comes from the coding sequence ATGGGTTTAAAGATTCATAGGCCTAAGCGTGGATCCATGGCTTACTACCCAAGGAAGCGTGCAGAATCCCTAGTGGCTAGGTTTAGGGTTTGGCCAGACCCAAAGCCTGGCAAGCCCATTTTACTGGGTTTTGTGGGTTATAAGGCTGGGATGGCCCATGTGGTCATGGTTGATGATAGGCCCACAAGCCCATTCTACGGTAAGGAGGTGGTTAGGGCCGTCACAATACTGGACACACCACCCATAAGGGTTCTGGGCTTTAGGGCCTACACCTACGACCCATGGAAAAACCTCAAACTAAGCATGGGCGAGGTCTGGGCCTCTGAGGTTCCAAAGGATGTCCTGAGGGTCATACCCACACTACCCGAGAAGTTCAATAAGGAGGAGGCCATGAAGAAGATACTCGACAACCTCGACCTCATAATGGAGGTGAGGGCGATAGTAGCCACACAACCAAGGCTCAGCGGCATTGGTAAGAAGACCCCGGAAATCCTCGAAATACCCATTGGCGGTGTTGATGACATTAACGAAATAATTAAGTACGCGGACTCGGTGCTCGGCAAGGAGTTGAACATAACGGACGTATTTAGTGAGGGGCAGTACGTGGATGTAACGGCTGTGACCAAGGGCAAGGGGACTCAGGGTGTTGTTAAGAGGTTCAATGTGAAGATACTGCCCAGGTGGCATAAGCATAGGAAGGGTTATAGGAGGATTGGCGCCATAGGCCCCCAAAACCCAGCGCTAACCTTCACAACACCAAGGCCTGGACAGATGGGTCTCCAAAAGAGGACCGAGTACAATAAGCGAATACTAAAGATTGGACTAAACGGTGCCGAGGTAACCCCAAAATCGGGCTTCCCACACTACGGCATTATTAAGGGCCCCTACGTGGTCCTAGACGGCTCAGTCCCGGGTGTGATTAAGAGGTTGGTTACCATGAGGTTCCCAGTGAGGCCTAGGCCGCACACATACCCAACGGGTAAGGTCCAGATTGTCTGGTTATCAACACAGCCAATCCAGGGTGCATGA
- a CDS encoding 30S ribosomal protein S5, translated as MSESALEAWQPRTLVGRMVKEGKIRSLDDVFRLNLPIREPEIVDFFLPNLKHEVVSINIVQRQTDAGEVSQFQVGVVIGNEDGYVGVGIGKGRQVNQAIEKAIRNAKLNIVPVRRGCGSWHCSCDEPHSVPFKVEGKAGSVRIVLIPAPKGVGLVAGDAAKVVLRLAGIRDVWTKTFGETRTTLNFVKATYDALRKTYALSI; from the coding sequence ATGAGTGAATCAGCCCTTGAGGCGTGGCAACCAAGGACCCTCGTGGGGAGGATGGTTAAGGAGGGGAAGATTAGGTCCCTAGATGATGTTTTCAGGCTGAACCTACCCATTAGGGAGCCTGAGATAGTGGATTTCTTCCTACCAAACCTTAAGCATGAGGTTGTGAGTATCAACATTGTCCAGAGGCAGACGGATGCCGGTGAGGTGAGCCAGTTCCAGGTGGGTGTGGTTATTGGTAATGAGGATGGCTACGTGGGGGTGGGCATTGGCAAGGGGAGGCAGGTGAACCAGGCCATTGAGAAGGCCATTAGGAATGCCAAGCTAAACATAGTACCCGTGAGGAGGGGCTGCGGCTCATGGCACTGCTCATGCGATGAACCACACAGTGTACCCTTCAAAGTGGAGGGTAAGGCGGGTAGTGTTAGGATCGTCCTAATACCGGCACCCAAGGGTGTGGGGCTTGTGGCTGGTGACGCGGCTAAGGTGGTACTTAGACTGGCTGGCATAAGGGATGTTTGGACCAAGACCTTTGGGGAGACCAGGACCACCCTGAACTTCGTAAAGGCGACGTACGACGCCCTCAGAAAGACCTACGCACTCTCAATATGA